One window of Leopardus geoffroyi isolate Oge1 chromosome B3, O.geoffroyi_Oge1_pat1.0, whole genome shotgun sequence genomic DNA carries:
- the ARHGEF40 gene encoding rho guanine nucleotide exchange factor 40 isoform X4, with translation MEPEPVEDCVQSTLAALYPPFEATAPTLLGQVFQVVERTYREDALRYTLDFLVPAKHLLAKVQQEACAQYSGFLFFHEGWPLCLHEQVVVQLAALPWQLLRPGDFYLQVVPSAAQAPRLALKCLAPGGGRVQELPVPNEACAYLFTPEWLQGINKDRPTGRLSTCLLSAPSGIQRLPWAELICPRFVHKGGLMVGHRPSTLPPELPSGPPGLPSPPLPEEALGTRSPGDGHNAPAEGPEGEYVELLEVTLPARGSPTDAEGSSGLSRTRTVPTRKGAGGKGRHRRHRAWMHQKGLGARDQDGARPPGEGSSTGASPGSPPGAEALPEATALEVSESPAETLGESSESCPLRPGEVGGGAGQGAEGPPGTPRRTGKGNRRKKRAAGRGALSRGGDSAPLSPGDKEESSHQEVHVSLPPPNEQELPGCSPVEEEHKGSEKPESELKEELGPADKKESRPPEACGPIEETARKKEQEGPSLVCMAGPTGPEGLPSDPPTPPLEAVQEMKGDSVPEEASPVSISDDPDVAWDLMASGFLVLTGGMDQSGRALLTITPPCPPEEPPPSRDMLSTALHYLHSLLRPDLQILGLSILLDLRKAPPLPPALIPVLSQLQDSGDPPLIQRLLLLTHDDPLTEFYGLQGAELVSESDLKRVAKPEELPWHLGGHREPSPSYWVETHQEVARLCLLCQGVLCSVRQAIEELEGAAEPEGEEAVGMLEPLQKVLADPRLTELQRDGGAILMRLRSTHSSKLEGPGPATLYQEVDEAIHQLVRLSNLHVQEQERRQRLHRLQQVLQWLSGPGEERLASFAVPGDSLSALQETELQFRAFSTEVQERLAQAREALALEEDTTSQKVLDVFEQRLEQVESGLHRALRLQRFFQQAHEWVNEGSARLAGAGPGREAVLAALALRRAPEPSAGTFQEMRALALDLGSPAALREWGRCRARCQELERRIQQHLGEEASPQGHRRRRADSTSSGGASRGPHSPSPSLSSLLLPSSPGPRAAPSHCSLAPCGEDCEEEGPDLAPEAEGRPPRTVLIRGLEVTSTEVVDRTCSPREHVLLGRAGGPDGPWGVGTPRMERKRSISAQQRLVSELIACEQEYVATLSEPVPPGPELTPELRGAWAAALSTRERLRSFHRTHFLRELQGCATHPLRIGACFLRHGDQFSLYAQYVKHRHKLENGLAALGPPTKGSTETGPYLPRALQQPLEQLARYGRLLEELLREAGPELSSERQALGAAVQLLREQETRGRDLLAVEAVRGCETDLKEQGQLLHRDPFTVICGRKKCLRHVFLFEHLLLFSKLKGAEGGSETFVYKQAFKTADMGLTENIGDSGLCFELWFRRRRAREAYTLQAASPEIKLKWTSSIAQLLWRQAAHNKELRVQQMVSMGIGNKPFLDIKALGERTLSALLTGRAARTRASVAVSSFEHAGPSLPGLSPGACSLPARVEEEAWDLDVKQISLAPETLDSSGDVSPGPRNSPSLQPPHPGSSTPTLASGGILGLSRQSHARALSDPTTPL, from the exons ATG GAGCCCGAGCCAGTGGAAGACTGTGTGCAGAGCACGCTGGCCGCCCTGTACCCGCCCTTCGAGGCAACGGCCCCCACACTGTTGGGCCAGGTGTTCCAGGTGGTGGAGAGGACTTATCGGGAGGATGCGCTGAGGTACACGCTGGACTTCCTGGTGCCCGCCAAGCACCTGCTTGCCAAGGTCCAGCAGGAAGCCTGT gCCCAGTACAGCGGTTTCCTCTTCTTCCATGAGGGCTGGCCCCTCTGCCTGCACGAGCAGGTGGTGGTGCAGCTTGCAGCCCTGCCCTGGCAGCTGCTACGTCCAGGAGACTTCTACCTGCAAGTGGTGCCCTCAGCAGCCCAAGCACCCCGCCTGGCACTCAAGTGCCTGGCCCCAGGGGGCGGGCGGGTACAGGAGTTGCCTGTGCCCAATGAGGCCTGTGCCTACCTATTCACACCTGAGTGGCTGCAAGGCATCAATAAGGACCGGCCAACAGGTCGCCTCAGTACTTGCCTACTATCTGCGCCCTCTGGCATTCAGCGGCTGCCCTGGGCAGAGCTCATCTGCCCACGATTTGTGCACAAAGGAGGCCTCATGGTTGGACATCGGCCAAGCACACTGCCCCCCGAGCTGCCCTCTGGACCCCCAGGGCTCCCCAGCCCTCCACTCCCTGAGGAGGCCCTGGGCACCCGGAGTCCTGGGGATGGGCACAATGCCCCCGCTGAAGGACCCGAGGGCGAGTACGTGGAGCTGCTGGAAGTGACACTGCCTGCGAGGGGGAGCCCCACAGATGCTGAGGGCTCCTCGGGCCTCTCCAGGACCCGGACGGTACCCACCCGAAAGGGTGCTGGAGGAAAGGGCCGGCACAGGAGACACCGGGCCTGGATGCACCAGAAGGGTCTGGGGGCCCGGGACCAGGATGGGGCACGCCCACCTGGTGAGGGAAGCAGCACTGGAGCCTCCCCCGGGTCTCCCCCTGGAGCTGAGGCTCTCCCAGAAGCGACAGCCCTAGAGGTATCTGAGTCTCCAGCAGAGACATTGGGGGAATCCTCTGAATCTTGCCCCCTGAGGCCaggggaggttgggggaggggcaggccaggGGGCTGAAGGACCACCCGGCACCCCTCGGAGAAcaggcaaaggaaacaggagaaagaaacGTGCTGCAGGCAGAGGGGCTCTTAGCCGAGGAGGGGACAGTGCTCCACTGAGCCCTGGGGACAAGGAAGAGTCCAGCCACCAGGAAGTCCATGTCAGTCTGCCCCCGCCAAATGAGCAGGAGCTTCCAGGATGCAGCCCGGTTGAGGAGGAgcacaaaggctcagagaagccagAGTCTGAGCTGAAAGAGGAGCTCGGACCAGCAGACAAAAAAGAGTCTCGGCCCCCAGAAGCCTGTGGACCTATAGAAGAGACGGCCagaaagaaggagcaggagggcCCCAGCCTAGTATGCATGGCAG GACCCACAGGTCCAGAAGGGCTTCCATCAGACCCACCAACACCACCCTTGGAGGCTGTGCAGGAAATGAAAGGGGACAGTGTCCCAGAAGAGGCCTCTCCAGTCTCCATCTCTGATGACCCGGATGTAGCTTGGGACTTGATGGCATCTGGATTCCTTGTCCTGACTG GAGGGATGGACCAGAGTGGGCGAGCTCTGCTGACCATTACCCCACCATGCCCTCCTGAAGAACCCCCACCCTCTCGAGACATGCTGAGCACTGCTCTTCATTACCTCCACTCATTGCTCAG GCCTGATCTCCAGATATTGGGGCTGTCCATCCTGCTGGACCTTCGAAAGGCACCCCCACTGCCTCCAGCACTCATTCCTGTTCTAAGTCAACTTCAG GACTCAGGAGACCCTCCTCTCATTCAGCGTCTGCTGCTTCTCACTCATGATGACCCTCTGACTGAATTCTATGGACTTCAG GGCGCTGAGTTGGTGTCAGAAAGTGATCTGAAAAGAGTGGCCAAGCCAGAGGAGTTGCCGTGGCACTTGGGAGGTCACAGGGAACCCTCGCCCAGCTACTGGGTAGAGACACACCAG gaaGTGGCAAGGCTGTGCCTCCTGTGTCAAGGTGTGCTGTGCTCTGTGCGGCAAGCCATTGAGGAGCTGGAGGGAGCCGCAGAGCCAGAAGGAGAG GAGGCTGTAGGAATGCTTGAGCCCCTACAGAAGGTGCTGGCAGATCCCCGACTGACGGAGCTGCAGAGGGATGGGGGAGCCATCCTGATGAGGCTGCGCTCCACCCATAGCAGCAA GCTGGAGGGCCCTGGCCCCGCTACACTGTACCAGGAGGTGGATGAAGCCATTCACCAGCTCGTGCGCCTCTCCAACCTGCATGTACAAGAGCAGGAGCGGAGGCAGCGTCTACACCGACTCCAGCAG GTGCTACAGTGGCTCTCAGGCCCTGGGGAGGAGCGGCTAGCAAGCTTTGCTGTGCCTGGGGACTCCCTGTCTGCCCTGCAAGAGACAGAGCTACAGTTCCGGGCTTTCAGCACTGAGGTTCAg GAGCGCCTGGCCCAGGCCCGGGAGGCCTTGGCCCTGGAGGAGGACACCACCTCCCAGAAGGTTCTGGATGTCTTTGAACAGCGGCTGGAGCAGGTTGAGAGTGGCCTCCATCGGGCCCTGCGGCTACAGCGCTTCTTCCAGCAG GCacatgaatgggtgaatgaaggTTCTGCTCGGCTGGCAGGAGCGGGACCGGGTCGGGAGGCAGTGCTAGCAGCCCTGGCCCTGCGGCGGGCCCCGGAGCCGAGCGCCGGCACCTTCCAGGAGATGCGGGCCCTAGCCTTGGACCTGGGCAGCCCTGCAGCCCTGCGAGAATGGGGCCGCTGCCGGGCCCGCTGCCAAGAGCTGGAGAGGAGGATTCAGCAACACCTGGGAGAGGAGGCGAGTCCACAGGGCCACCGGCGACGACGGGCAGACAGCACCAGCAGCGGAGGGGCCTCCCGGGGCCCCCACAGCCCCTCGCCCAGCCTTAGCTCCCTGCTGCTCCCCAGCAGCCCTGGGCCACGTGCAGCCCCATCCCATTGCTCCCTGGCGCCCTGTGGGGAGGACTGTGAAGAGGAGGGCCCTGACTTGGCTCCAGAGGCAGAGGGCAGGCCTCCAAGGACCGTGCTGATCCGAGGCCTGGAAGTCACCAGTACTGAGGTGGTCGACAGGACATGCTCACCCCGGGAACATGTGCTGCTGGGCCGAGCTGGAGGTCCAGACGGGCCCTGGGGAGTAGGCACCCCCCGGATGGAGCGCAAGCGAAGCATCAG CGCCCAGCAGCGTCTGGTGTCTGAGCTGATTGCCTGTGAGCAAGAGTACGTGGCCACCTTGAGTGAGCCAGTGCCACCTGGGCCTGAGCTGACTCCtgaactgaggggcgcctgggctgcTGCCCTGAGTACGCGGGAGAGGCTTCGCAGCTTCCACCGGACACATTTCCTACGGGAGCTTCAGGGCTGCGCCACCCACCCCCTGCGCATTGGGGCCTGCTTTCTTCGCCAC GGGGACCAGTTCAGCCTTTATGCCCAGTATGTGAAGCACCGACACAAACTGGAGAATGGTTTGGCTGCACTTGGCCCCCCAACCAAG GGCTCCACAGAGACTGGCCCTTACCTGCCCCGCGCCCTGCAGCAGCCCCTGGAGCAGCTTGCTCGGTATGGGAGGCTCCTGGAGGAGCTCCTAAGGGAAGCTGGGCCTGAACTGAGTTCTGAGCGCCAGGCTCTTGGGGCTGCCGTGCAGCTGCTCCGGGAACAGGAGACCCGTGGCAGAGACTTGCTGGCCGTGGAGGCAGTGCGTGGCTGCGAG acAGATCTGAAGGAGCAGGGACAGCTCCTGCACCGGGACCCCTTCACTGTCATCTGTGGTCGAAAGAAGTGCCTTCGCCATGTCTTTCTCTTTGAGCATCTCCTCCTGTTCAGCAAGCTCAAGGGCGCTGAGGGGGGGTCAGAGACCTTTGTTTACAAGCAGGCCTTTAAG ACTGCTGACATGGGGCTAACAGAAAACATCGGTGACAGTGGCCTCTGCTTTGAGTTGTGGTTTCGGCGGCGGCGTGCACGAGAGGCATACACTCTGCAGGCAGCCTCACCAGAGATCAAACTCAAGTGGACCAGTTCTATTGCCCAGCTGCTGTGGAGACAAGCAGCCCACAACAAGG AGCTCCGAGTGCAGCAGATGGTCTCCATGGGCATTGGGAATAAACCCTTCCTGGACATCAAAGCCCTTGGGGAGCGGACACTGAGTGCCTTGCTCACTGGAAGAG CCGCCCGCACCCGGGCTTCCGTGGCCGTGTCATCCTTTGAGCATGCCGGCCCTTCCCTTCCCGGCCTCTCACCGGGAGCCTGCTCCCTGCCTGCCCGCGTCGAGGAGGAGGCCTGGGATCTGGACGTCAAGCAAATTTCCCTGG ccccagaaACACTTGACTCTTCTGGAGATGTGTCCCCAGGACCAAGAAACAGCCCCAGCCTGCAACCCCCCCACCCTGGGAGCAGCACTCCCACTCTGGCCAGTGGAGGGATCTTAGGGCTGTCCCGGCAG AGTCATGCCCGAGCCCTGAGCGACCCCACTACACCTCTGTGA
- the ARHGEF40 gene encoding rho guanine nucleotide exchange factor 40 isoform X2: MSDSGVAALASQREPEPVEDCVQSTLAALYPPFEATAPTLLGQVFQVVERTYREDALRYTLDFLVPAKHLLAKVQQEACAQYSGFLFFHEGWPLCLHEQVVVQLAALPWQLLRPGDFYLQVVPSAAQAPRLALKCLAPGGGRVQELPVPNEACAYLFTPEWLQGINKDRPTGRLSTCLLSAPSGIQRLPWAELICPRFVHKGGLMVGHRPSTLPPELPSGPPGLPSPPLPEEALGTRSPGDGHNAPAEGPEGEYVELLEVTLPARGSPTDAEGSSGLSRTRTVPTRKGAGGKGRHRRHRAWMHQKGLGARDQDGARPPGEGSSTGASPGSPPGAEALPEATALEVSESPAETLGESSESCPLRPGEVGGGAGQGAEGPPGTPRRTGKGNRRKKRAAGRGALSRGGDSAPLSPGDKEESSHQEVHVSLPPPNEQELPGCSPVEEEHKGSEKPESELKEELGPADKKESRPPEACGPIEETARKKEQEGPSLVCMAGPTGPEGLPSDPPTPPLEAVQEMKGDSVPEEASPVSISDDPDVAWDLMASGFLVLTGGMDQSGRALLTITPPCPPEEPPPSRDMLSTALHYLHSLLRPDLQILGLSILLDLRKAPPLPPALIPVLSQLQDSGDPPLIQRLLLLTHDDPLTEFYGLQGAELVSESDLKRVAKPEELPWHLGGHREPSPSYWVETHQEVARLCLLCQGVLCSVRQAIEELEGAAEPEGEEAVGMLEPLQKVLADPRLTELQRDGGAILMRLRSTHSSKLEGPGPATLYQEVDEAIHQLVRLSNLHVQEQERRQRLHRLQQVLQWLSGPGEERLASFAVPGDSLSALQETELQFRAFSTEVQERLAQAREALALEEDTTSQKVLDVFEQRLEQVESGLHRALRLQRFFQQAHEWVNEGSARLAGAGPGREAVLAALALRRAPEPSAGTFQEMRALALDLGSPAALREWGRCRARCQELERRIQQHLGEEASPQGHRRRRADSTSSGGASRGPHSPSPSLSSLLLPSSPGPRAAPSHCSLAPCGEDCEEEGPDLAPEAEGRPPRTVLIRGLEVTSTEVVDRTCSPREHVLLGRAGGPDGPWGVGTPRMERKRSISAQQRLVSELIACEQEYVATLSEPVPPGPELTPELRGAWAAALSTRERLRSFHRTHFLRELQGCATHPLRIGACFLRHGDQFSLYAQYVKHRHKLENGLAALGPPTKGSTETGPYLPRALQQPLEQLARYGRLLEELLREAGPELSSERQALGAAVQLLREQETRGRDLLAVEAVRGCETDLKEQGQLLHRDPFTVICGRKKCLRHVFLFEHLLLFSKLKGAEGGSETFVYKQAFKTADMGLTENIGDSGLCFELWFRRRRAREAYTLQAASPEIKLKWTSSIAQLLWRQAAHNKELRVQQMVSMGIGNKPFLDIKALGERTLSALLTGRAARTRASVAVSSFEHAGPSLPGLSPGACSLPARVEEEAWDLDVKQISLAPETLDSSGDVSPGPRNSPSLQPPHPGSSTPTLASGGILGLSRQSHARALSDPTTPL; the protein is encoded by the exons ATGTCCGACTCCGGAGTGGCTGCCCTGGCTTCTCAGAGG GAGCCCGAGCCAGTGGAAGACTGTGTGCAGAGCACGCTGGCCGCCCTGTACCCGCCCTTCGAGGCAACGGCCCCCACACTGTTGGGCCAGGTGTTCCAGGTGGTGGAGAGGACTTATCGGGAGGATGCGCTGAGGTACACGCTGGACTTCCTGGTGCCCGCCAAGCACCTGCTTGCCAAGGTCCAGCAGGAAGCCTGT gCCCAGTACAGCGGTTTCCTCTTCTTCCATGAGGGCTGGCCCCTCTGCCTGCACGAGCAGGTGGTGGTGCAGCTTGCAGCCCTGCCCTGGCAGCTGCTACGTCCAGGAGACTTCTACCTGCAAGTGGTGCCCTCAGCAGCCCAAGCACCCCGCCTGGCACTCAAGTGCCTGGCCCCAGGGGGCGGGCGGGTACAGGAGTTGCCTGTGCCCAATGAGGCCTGTGCCTACCTATTCACACCTGAGTGGCTGCAAGGCATCAATAAGGACCGGCCAACAGGTCGCCTCAGTACTTGCCTACTATCTGCGCCCTCTGGCATTCAGCGGCTGCCCTGGGCAGAGCTCATCTGCCCACGATTTGTGCACAAAGGAGGCCTCATGGTTGGACATCGGCCAAGCACACTGCCCCCCGAGCTGCCCTCTGGACCCCCAGGGCTCCCCAGCCCTCCACTCCCTGAGGAGGCCCTGGGCACCCGGAGTCCTGGGGATGGGCACAATGCCCCCGCTGAAGGACCCGAGGGCGAGTACGTGGAGCTGCTGGAAGTGACACTGCCTGCGAGGGGGAGCCCCACAGATGCTGAGGGCTCCTCGGGCCTCTCCAGGACCCGGACGGTACCCACCCGAAAGGGTGCTGGAGGAAAGGGCCGGCACAGGAGACACCGGGCCTGGATGCACCAGAAGGGTCTGGGGGCCCGGGACCAGGATGGGGCACGCCCACCTGGTGAGGGAAGCAGCACTGGAGCCTCCCCCGGGTCTCCCCCTGGAGCTGAGGCTCTCCCAGAAGCGACAGCCCTAGAGGTATCTGAGTCTCCAGCAGAGACATTGGGGGAATCCTCTGAATCTTGCCCCCTGAGGCCaggggaggttgggggaggggcaggccaggGGGCTGAAGGACCACCCGGCACCCCTCGGAGAAcaggcaaaggaaacaggagaaagaaacGTGCTGCAGGCAGAGGGGCTCTTAGCCGAGGAGGGGACAGTGCTCCACTGAGCCCTGGGGACAAGGAAGAGTCCAGCCACCAGGAAGTCCATGTCAGTCTGCCCCCGCCAAATGAGCAGGAGCTTCCAGGATGCAGCCCGGTTGAGGAGGAgcacaaaggctcagagaagccagAGTCTGAGCTGAAAGAGGAGCTCGGACCAGCAGACAAAAAAGAGTCTCGGCCCCCAGAAGCCTGTGGACCTATAGAAGAGACGGCCagaaagaaggagcaggagggcCCCAGCCTAGTATGCATGGCAG GACCCACAGGTCCAGAAGGGCTTCCATCAGACCCACCAACACCACCCTTGGAGGCTGTGCAGGAAATGAAAGGGGACAGTGTCCCAGAAGAGGCCTCTCCAGTCTCCATCTCTGATGACCCGGATGTAGCTTGGGACTTGATGGCATCTGGATTCCTTGTCCTGACTG GAGGGATGGACCAGAGTGGGCGAGCTCTGCTGACCATTACCCCACCATGCCCTCCTGAAGAACCCCCACCCTCTCGAGACATGCTGAGCACTGCTCTTCATTACCTCCACTCATTGCTCAG GCCTGATCTCCAGATATTGGGGCTGTCCATCCTGCTGGACCTTCGAAAGGCACCCCCACTGCCTCCAGCACTCATTCCTGTTCTAAGTCAACTTCAG GACTCAGGAGACCCTCCTCTCATTCAGCGTCTGCTGCTTCTCACTCATGATGACCCTCTGACTGAATTCTATGGACTTCAG GGCGCTGAGTTGGTGTCAGAAAGTGATCTGAAAAGAGTGGCCAAGCCAGAGGAGTTGCCGTGGCACTTGGGAGGTCACAGGGAACCCTCGCCCAGCTACTGGGTAGAGACACACCAG gaaGTGGCAAGGCTGTGCCTCCTGTGTCAAGGTGTGCTGTGCTCTGTGCGGCAAGCCATTGAGGAGCTGGAGGGAGCCGCAGAGCCAGAAGGAGAG GAGGCTGTAGGAATGCTTGAGCCCCTACAGAAGGTGCTGGCAGATCCCCGACTGACGGAGCTGCAGAGGGATGGGGGAGCCATCCTGATGAGGCTGCGCTCCACCCATAGCAGCAA GCTGGAGGGCCCTGGCCCCGCTACACTGTACCAGGAGGTGGATGAAGCCATTCACCAGCTCGTGCGCCTCTCCAACCTGCATGTACAAGAGCAGGAGCGGAGGCAGCGTCTACACCGACTCCAGCAG GTGCTACAGTGGCTCTCAGGCCCTGGGGAGGAGCGGCTAGCAAGCTTTGCTGTGCCTGGGGACTCCCTGTCTGCCCTGCAAGAGACAGAGCTACAGTTCCGGGCTTTCAGCACTGAGGTTCAg GAGCGCCTGGCCCAGGCCCGGGAGGCCTTGGCCCTGGAGGAGGACACCACCTCCCAGAAGGTTCTGGATGTCTTTGAACAGCGGCTGGAGCAGGTTGAGAGTGGCCTCCATCGGGCCCTGCGGCTACAGCGCTTCTTCCAGCAG GCacatgaatgggtgaatgaaggTTCTGCTCGGCTGGCAGGAGCGGGACCGGGTCGGGAGGCAGTGCTAGCAGCCCTGGCCCTGCGGCGGGCCCCGGAGCCGAGCGCCGGCACCTTCCAGGAGATGCGGGCCCTAGCCTTGGACCTGGGCAGCCCTGCAGCCCTGCGAGAATGGGGCCGCTGCCGGGCCCGCTGCCAAGAGCTGGAGAGGAGGATTCAGCAACACCTGGGAGAGGAGGCGAGTCCACAGGGCCACCGGCGACGACGGGCAGACAGCACCAGCAGCGGAGGGGCCTCCCGGGGCCCCCACAGCCCCTCGCCCAGCCTTAGCTCCCTGCTGCTCCCCAGCAGCCCTGGGCCACGTGCAGCCCCATCCCATTGCTCCCTGGCGCCCTGTGGGGAGGACTGTGAAGAGGAGGGCCCTGACTTGGCTCCAGAGGCAGAGGGCAGGCCTCCAAGGACCGTGCTGATCCGAGGCCTGGAAGTCACCAGTACTGAGGTGGTCGACAGGACATGCTCACCCCGGGAACATGTGCTGCTGGGCCGAGCTGGAGGTCCAGACGGGCCCTGGGGAGTAGGCACCCCCCGGATGGAGCGCAAGCGAAGCATCAG CGCCCAGCAGCGTCTGGTGTCTGAGCTGATTGCCTGTGAGCAAGAGTACGTGGCCACCTTGAGTGAGCCAGTGCCACCTGGGCCTGAGCTGACTCCtgaactgaggggcgcctgggctgcTGCCCTGAGTACGCGGGAGAGGCTTCGCAGCTTCCACCGGACACATTTCCTACGGGAGCTTCAGGGCTGCGCCACCCACCCCCTGCGCATTGGGGCCTGCTTTCTTCGCCAC GGGGACCAGTTCAGCCTTTATGCCCAGTATGTGAAGCACCGACACAAACTGGAGAATGGTTTGGCTGCACTTGGCCCCCCAACCAAG GGCTCCACAGAGACTGGCCCTTACCTGCCCCGCGCCCTGCAGCAGCCCCTGGAGCAGCTTGCTCGGTATGGGAGGCTCCTGGAGGAGCTCCTAAGGGAAGCTGGGCCTGAACTGAGTTCTGAGCGCCAGGCTCTTGGGGCTGCCGTGCAGCTGCTCCGGGAACAGGAGACCCGTGGCAGAGACTTGCTGGCCGTGGAGGCAGTGCGTGGCTGCGAG acAGATCTGAAGGAGCAGGGACAGCTCCTGCACCGGGACCCCTTCACTGTCATCTGTGGTCGAAAGAAGTGCCTTCGCCATGTCTTTCTCTTTGAGCATCTCCTCCTGTTCAGCAAGCTCAAGGGCGCTGAGGGGGGGTCAGAGACCTTTGTTTACAAGCAGGCCTTTAAG ACTGCTGACATGGGGCTAACAGAAAACATCGGTGACAGTGGCCTCTGCTTTGAGTTGTGGTTTCGGCGGCGGCGTGCACGAGAGGCATACACTCTGCAGGCAGCCTCACCAGAGATCAAACTCAAGTGGACCAGTTCTATTGCCCAGCTGCTGTGGAGACAAGCAGCCCACAACAAGG AGCTCCGAGTGCAGCAGATGGTCTCCATGGGCATTGGGAATAAACCCTTCCTGGACATCAAAGCCCTTGGGGAGCGGACACTGAGTGCCTTGCTCACTGGAAGAG CCGCCCGCACCCGGGCTTCCGTGGCCGTGTCATCCTTTGAGCATGCCGGCCCTTCCCTTCCCGGCCTCTCACCGGGAGCCTGCTCCCTGCCTGCCCGCGTCGAGGAGGAGGCCTGGGATCTGGACGTCAAGCAAATTTCCCTGG ccccagaaACACTTGACTCTTCTGGAGATGTGTCCCCAGGACCAAGAAACAGCCCCAGCCTGCAACCCCCCCACCCTGGGAGCAGCACTCCCACTCTGGCCAGTGGAGGGATCTTAGGGCTGTCCCGGCAG AGTCATGCCCGAGCCCTGAGCGACCCCACTACACCTCTGTGA